In Kogia breviceps isolate mKogBre1 chromosome 19, mKogBre1 haplotype 1, whole genome shotgun sequence, a single genomic region encodes these proteins:
- the MRC2 gene encoding C-type mannose receptor 2 encodes MGPGRPAPAPWPRHLLRCALLLGGLHLGRPGAAAAALSEPDVFLIFSHGLQGCLETQGGQVRVSPDCNASLPAQRWKWVSRNRLFNLGTMQCLGTGWPGTNTTASLGMYECDREALNLRWHCRTLGDQLSLLLGGRSSNTSKAGTPERGDQTRSGQWRIYGSDEDLCARPYYEVYTIQGNSHGKPCTIPFKYDNQWFHGCTSTGREDGHLWCATTQDYGKDERWGFCPIKSNDCETFWDKDQLTDSCYQFNFQSTLSWREAWASCEQQGADLLSITEIHEQTYINGLLTGYSSTLWIGLNDLDTSGGWQWSDNSPLKYLNWETDQPDNPSEENCGVIRTESSGGWQNRDCSIALPYVCKKKPNATAAEPPPPDVWANVKVECEPSWQPFQGHCYRLQAEKRSWQESKKMCLRGGGDLLSIHSMAELEFITKQIKQEVEELWIGLNDLKLQMNFEWSDGSLVSFTHWHPFEPNNFRDSLEDCVTIWGPEGRWNDSPCNQSLPSICKKAGQLSQGAAEEDHGCRKGWTWHSPSCYWLGEDQVTYSEARRLCTDHGSQLVTITNRFEQAFVSSLIYNWDGEYFWTALQDLNFTGSFRWLSGDEVMYTHWNRDQPGYSRGGCVALATGSAMGLWEVKNCTSFRARYICRQSLGTPVTPELPGPDPTPSLTGACPQGWGSDPKLRHCYKVFSAERLQDKKSWIQAQRACQELGAQLLSLASYEEEHFVANMLNKIFGESEPEIHEQHWFWIGLNRRDPGAGQSWRWSDGLGFSYHNFDRSRHDDDDIRSCAVLDLASLQWVAMQCETQLDWICKIPRGADVREPDGSPQGRREWMRFQEAEYKFFEHHSTWAQAQRICTWFLAELVSVHSQAELDFLGHSLQKFSRGQEQHWWIGLHTSESDGRFRWTDGSVINFISWAPGKPRPVGKDKKCVYMMASREEWGDQRCMTALPYICKRSNSTREQQPPDPPPTGGCPPGWSQFLNKCFRIQGQDPQDRVKWSEAQFSCEQQEAQLVTIANPLEQAFITASLPNVTFDLWIGLHASQRDFQWVEKEPLRYTNWAPGEPSGPSPAPSGNRPTSCAVVLHSPSAHFTGRWDDRNCAEETHGFICQKGTDPSLSPCPAASLPAPGTELSYLNGTFRLLQKPLRWHDALLLCESRNASLAHVPDPYTQAFLTQAARGLRTPLWIGLASEEGSRRYSWVSEEPLSYVSWQDWEPQYPGGCAYVDMDGAWRTTSCDTKLQGAVCGVNGGPPPPRRISYHGSCPQGLADSAWIPFREHCYSFHMELLLGHKEALQRCQREGGVVLSILDEMENVFVWEHLQSSEGQSRGAWLGMNFNPKGGTLVWQDNTAVNYSNWGPPGLGPSMLSHNSCYWIQSSSGLWRPGACTNITMGVVCKLPRAEESSFSPSAALPGNPAALVVVLMAVLLLLALLTAALILYRRRRSVERGAFEGARYSRSSSGPGEATEKNILVSDMEMNEQQ; translated from the exons AACCCGACGTCTTCCTCATCTTCAGCCATGGACTGCAGGGCTGCCTGGAGACCCAAGGTGGGCAAGTCCGAGTCTCCCCAGACTGCAACGCCAGCCTTCCTGCCCAGCGCTGGAAGTGGGTCTCCCGAAACCGGCTCTTCAACCTGGGCACCATGCAGTGCCTGGGCACAGGCTGGCCGGGCACCAACACCACCGCCTCCCTGGGCATGTACGAGTGTGACCGAGAGGCACTGAATCTTCGCTGGCACTGCCGCACGCTGggtgaccagctgtccctgctCCTGGGGGGCCGTTCCAGCAACACGTCCAAGGCTGGCACCCCTGAGCGTGGCGACCAGACCCGCAGCGGCCAGTGGCGCATCTATGGCAGCGATGAGGATCTGTGTGCTCGGCCCTACTATG AGGTCTACACCATCCAGGGCAACTCCCACGGCAAGCCGTGCACCATCCCCTTCAAGTATGACAACCAGTGGTTCCACGGCTGCACCAGCACAGGCCGCGAGGACGGGCACCTGTGGTGTGCCACCACCCAGGACTACGGCAAGGACGAGCGCTGGGGCTTCTGCCCCATCAAGA GTAACGACTGTGAGACCTTCTGGGACAAGGACCAGCTGACGGACAGCTGCTATCAGTTTAACTTCCAGTCCACGCTATCCTGGAGGGAGGCCTGGGCCAGCTGCGAGCAGCAGGGGGCGGATCTGCTGAGCATCACGGAGATCCATGAGCAGACCTACATCAACg GGCTGCTCACTGGCTATAGCTCCACACTGTGGATTGGCCTTAACGACCTGGACACCAGCGGAGGCTGGCAGTGGTCGGACAACTCGCCTCTCAAGTACCTCAACTGGGAGACTG aTCAGCCGGACAACCCGAGCGAGGAGAATTGCGGAGTGATCCGCACGGAGTCGTCGGGCGGCTGGCAGAACCGCGACTGCAGCATCGCGCTGCCCTACGTCTGCAAGAAGAAGCCCAATGCCACGGCCGCCGAGCCCCCGCCTCCCG ACGTGTGGGCCAACGTGAAGGTGGAGTGCGAGCCCAGCTGGCAGCCCTTCCAGGGCCACTGCTACCGCCTGCAGGCTGAGAAGCGCAGCTGGCAGGAGTCCAAGAAGATGTGTCTGCGGGGCGGGGGCGACCTGCTCAGCATCCACAGCATGGCCGAGCTGGAGTTCATCACCAAGCAGATCAAGCAGG AGGTGGAGGAGCTGTGGATCGGTCTCAACGATCTGAAACTGCAGATGAATTTTGAGTGGTCCGACGGGAGTCTCGTGAGCTTCACCCACTGGCACCCTTTTGAGCCCAACAACTTCAGGGACAGCCTGGAGGACTGTGTCACCATCTGGGGGCCG GAAGGTCGCTGGAATGACAGTCCCTGTAACCAGTCCCTGCCATCCATCTGCAAGAAGGCAGGCCAGCTGAGCCAGGGGGCCGCTGAGGAGGACCATGGCTGCCGGAAG GGTTGGACGTGGCACAGCCCATCCTGCTACTGGCTGGGAGAGGACCAGGTGACCTACAGTGAGGCCCGGCGCCTGTGCACCGACCACGGCTCTCAGCTGGTCACCATCACCAACAG GTTCGAGCAGGCCTTTGTCAGCAGCCTCATCTACAACTGGGATGGCGAGTACTTCTGGACGGCCCTGCAGGACCTCAACTTCACCGGCTCCTTCCGCTGGCTCAGCGGGGATGAGGTCATGTACACCCACTGGAACCGGGACCAGCCCG ggTACAGCCGTGGGGGCTGCGTGGCCCTGGCCACGGGCAGCGCCATGGGGCTGTGGGAGGTGAAGAATTGCACGTCATTCCGGGCTCGCTACATCTGCCGGCAGAGCCTGGGCACGCCAGTGACGCCTGAGCTGCCTGGGCCAGATCCCACACCCAGCCTCACCGGCGCCTGCCCCCAGGGCTGGGGCTCAGACCCCAAACTCCGGCACTGCTATAAG GTGTTCAGCGCGGAGCGGCTGCAGGACAAGAAGAGCTGGATCCAGGCCCAGAGGGCCTGCCAGGAGCTAGGGGCCCAGCTGCTGAGCCTGGCCAGCTATGAGGAGGAACACTTTGTGGCCAATATGCTCAACAAGATCTTCGG TGAGTCAGAGCCCGAGATCCACGAGCAGCACTGGTTCTGGATCGGCCTGAACCGTCGAGACCCCGGAGCGGGGCAGAGCTGGCGCTGGAGCGACGGACTAGGG TTCTCTTACCACAATTTCGACCGGAGCCGGCACGACGATGACGACATCCGGAGCTGTGCAGTGCTCGACCTGGCCTCCCTGCAGTGGGTAGCCATGCAGTGCGAGACGCAGTTGGACTGGATCTGCAAGATCCCTCGAG GCGCGGACGTGCGGGAGCCTGACGGCAGCCCGCAAG GCCGACGGGAATGGATGCGTTTCCAGGAGGCCGAGTATAAGTTCTTCGAGCACCACTCCACGTGGGCGCAGGCACAGCGCATATGCACGTGGTTCCTGGCCGAGCTGGTCTCCGTCCACAGCCAGGCGGAGCTGGACTTCCTGGGGCACAGCCTGCAGAAG TTTTCTCGGGGCCAAGAGCAGCACTGGTGGATCGGCCTGCATACTTCAGAGAGCGACGGGCGCTTCAG ATGGACAGATGGTTCCGTTATCAACTTCATCTCCTGGGCACCCGGCAAGCCTCGGCCCGTCGGCAAGGACAAGAAGTGCGTGTACATGATGGCCAGCCGAG AGGAGTGGGGGGACCAGAGGTGCATGACAGCCTTGCCCTACATCTGCAAGCGCAGCAACAGCACCAGAGAGCAGCAGCCCCCAGACCCACCACCCACAGGTGGCTGCCCCCCTGGCTGGAGCCAGTTCCTCAACAAG TGTTTCCGAATCCAGGGCCAGGACCCCCAGGACCGGGTGAAGTGGTCAGAGGCACAGTTCTCCTGTGAGCAGCAAGAGGCCCAGCTGGTCACCATTGCAAACCCCTTAGAGCAAG CATTCATCACGGCCAGCCTGCCCAATGTGACCTTTGACCTTTGGATTGGCCTCCATGCCTCGCAGAGGGACTTCCAGTGGGTGGAGAAGGAGCCTCTGCGGTACACCAACTGGGCCCCTGGGGAGCCCTCTGGCCCTAGCCCCGCTCCCAGCGGCAACAGACCG ACCAGCTGTGCGGTGGTCCTGCACAGCCCCTCGGCTCACTTCACTGGCCGCTGGGACGATCGGAACTGCGCAGAGGAGACACACGGCTTCATTTGCCAGAAGGGCACGG ACCCCTCCCTGAGCCCATGCCCAGCAGCATCGCTCCCTGCCCCGGGCACTGAGCTCTCCTACCTCAACGGCACCTTCCGGCTGCTGCAGAAGCCGCTGCGCTGGCATGACGCCCTCCTGCTGTGTGAGAGCCGCAACGCCAGCCTGGCGCACGTGCCCGACCCCTACACCCAGGCCTTCCTCACGCAGGCTGCCCGAGGGCTGCGCACGCCACTCTGGATAGGGCTGGCCAGTGAGGAG GGCTCCCGGCGGTACTCCTGGGTCTCGGAGGAGCCGCTGAGCTATGTGAGCTGGCAGGACTGGGAGCCCCAGTACCCGGGGGGCTGCGCCTACGTGGACATGGATGGGGCCTGGCGTACCACCAGCTGTGACACCAAGTTGCAGGGGGCTGTGTGTGGAGTTAACGGAG ggccccctcctccccgaagAATAAGCTACCACGGCAGCTGTCCCCAGGGGCTGGCGGACTCGGCGTGGATTCCCTTCCGGGAGCATTGCTACTCCTTCCACATGGAGCTGCTGCTGGGCCACAAGGAGGCGCTGCAGCGCTGCCAGAGAG AGGGTGGGGTGGTCCTGTCCATCCTGGATGAGATGGAGAACGTGTTTGTCTGGGAGCATCTGCAGAGCTCTGAGGGCCAGAGTCGGGGTGCCTGGCTGGGCATGAACTTCAACCCCAAAG GAGGTACCCTGGTCTGGCAGGACAACACAGCTGTGAACTACTCCAACTGGGGGCCCCCGGGCCTGGGCCCCAGCATGCTGAGCCACAACAGCTGCTACTGGATCCAGAGCAGCAGCGGGCTGTGGCGCCCAGGTGCCTGCACCAACATCACCATGGGTGTGGTCTGCAAGCTCCCTCGAG CTGAGGAGAGCAGCTTCTCCCCATCAG CAGCCCTCCCAGGGAACCCTGCAGCCCTGGTGGTGGTGCTGATGGCGGTACTCCTGCTCCTGGCCCTGCTGACTGCGGCCCTGATCCTCTACCGGCGGCGACGGAGCGTCGAGCGTGGGGCTTTCGAGGGCGCCCGCTACAGCCGCAGCTCCTCCGGCCCCGGCGAGGCCACTGAGAAGAACATCCTGGTGTCCGACATGGAGATGAACGAGCAGCAGTAG